A single window of Salvia splendens isolate huo1 chromosome 6, SspV2, whole genome shotgun sequence DNA harbors:
- the LOC121806315 gene encoding receptor homology region, transmembrane domain- and RING domain-containing protein 2-like encodes MNFGKIIRKNQFFFQERIRAADFGRIQRKDWKIAKVKRRMLNLWVFLCCISYFMVFFAAAGNVVMIAKNVTFSFDDIEANFAPSVRESGICGTVSIAEPLDACSLLTNEIVSSMNGTRYPFVLIIRGGCSFEDKIRRAQAAGFEAAIVYDNGTSDLVAMAGNPVGININAVFISKVSGETLARYAGTADLQLWIVPSYENPSWSMIALSFISLLGVSAVLATCFFVRRHRFRSERPLAPRVREFHGISSRLVKAMPSLIFTAVLEDNCTSQTCAICLEDYSVGEKLRVLPCQHKFHAACVDTWLTSWRTFCPVCKRDAKTKTMKPPASESTPLLPAPLSPSSASSPESSSPMQIGPSVSLIYNLHSHQPPQSDTPPLQPDGACAVASNPTTYTSLSTLSSIYVLPYVPAAGNVSSTYFGSSSHVS; translated from the exons ATGAATTTTGGGAAAATAATAAGAAAGAATCAATTTTTCTTTCAAGAGAGAATTAGGGCTGCGGATTTTGGAAGAATCCAAAGAAAAGATTGGAAAATTGCCAAGGTTAAAAGGAGGATGTTGAATTTGTGGGTATTTTTGTGCTGCATTTCCTATTTCATGGTTTTTTTCGCAGCTGCTGGAAATGTGGTCATGATTGCAAAGAATGTAACTTTTTCTTTCGACGACATTGAAGCTAACTTTG CACCGTCGGTGAGAGAGTCTGGAATATGTGGGACAGTGAGCATTGCAGAGCCTTTGGATGCTTGCTCATTGCTGACCAACGAAATAGTTTCAAGTATGAATGGCACCAGATATCCATTCGTGTTGATAATCAGAGGTGGATGTAGCTTTGAGGACAAAATTAGACGAGCACAAGCTGCTGGATTTGAAGCAGCCATTGTCTATGACAACGGAACCAGCGATTTAGTTGCAA TGGCTGGAAATCCCGTTGGTATAAATATCAATGCAGTGTTTATCTCGAAAGTTTCCGGGGAAACACTTGCTAGATATGCTGGTACAGCTGATTTGCAGCTGTGGATTGTCCCGAGCTATGAGAATCCGTCTTGGTCTATGATAGCTCTGTCATTCATCTCTTTACTCGGTGTCTCAGCCGTGTTAGCTACTTGCTTCTTCGTGAGAAGGCACCGGTTCAGAAGTGAAAGGCCGCTAGCACCCCGTGTGAGAGAGTTCCACGGAATAAGCAGTCGTCTGGTGAAGGCAATGCCCAGCCTGATCTTCACAGCTGTTCTTGAGGACAACTGTACCTCTCAAACGTGCGCTATATGTCTCGAAGACTACAGTGTCGGAGAAAAGCTCAGAGTCCTTCCATGTCAACACA AATTCCATGCTGCCTGTGTCGACACCTGGTTAACGTCGtggagaaccttctgccccgTCTGCAAGCGAGATGCAAAAACAAAAACCATGAAGCCTCCAGCGTCAGAGTCCACACCATTGCTACCAGCTCCCCTTTCTCCATCTTCGGCTTCTTCACCGGAGTCATCATCGCCTATGCAGATAGGGCCATCAGTTTCACTCATCTACAACCTGCATTCTCATCAACCGCCCCAGAGTGATACACCTCCTCTCCAACCCGATGGTGCTTGTGCAGTGGCGTCTAACCCAACCACCTACACATCGTTGTCGACTCTCAGTTCCATATACGTCCTGCCCTATGTTCCGGCTGCAGGTAATGTTTCATCGACCTACTTTGGCTCTTCAAGTCACGTGTCGTAG